The proteins below come from a single Metarhizium brunneum chromosome 1, complete sequence genomic window:
- the dsk1_0 gene encoding Protein kinase dsk1: MPPQVGERPKPVVGSPIRRYPQHPSRLWKRLYYEGWQDDHFLFEKLVYYQPNGLHPIDLGDELHDHRFRVIHKLGYGGSSTVWLCRDQSKDRPVYVAVKIFHAGFAETECRELLMFKVKDEGIDHQEHYLCLPKERFISESPNGTHLCLVFPVLGPTVDKAASIFEEEQNSSSILRTVSRSIIEALAILHRRGICHADFRPANILLGLQSLDGLPEEQVLAQLGEPEEEIIQIREDSLPTPDIPYAPKYLVYPVDFHDTSPSFILPRAVVIDFGQAVEAAAEKAPPGIPANYAAPEVILQGGGGQEMDLWSLACTLYEVRVGKQLFDVPQLIGVDKEDYEEEISTVLGKPGHGRSDRDMAREIGKRAFGDDMTLEKEQWAEMLVGLLRYEPDERFKAQDLLSNAWFGLDS, encoded by the exons ATGCCTCCGCAGGTTGGCGAACGCCCAAAGCCTGTTGTGGGTTCACCAATAAGACGGTATCCCCAACATCCCTCGCGACTATGGAAACGGCTATATTATGAGGGGTGGCAAGACGATCATTTTCTCTTCGAGAAACTTGTTTACTATCAACCGAACGGCCTTCACCCCATCGATCttggcgacgagctgcaCGACCACCGATTCCGCGTCATTCATAAGCTAGGCTATGGGGGATCATCAACTGTATGGCTCTGCCGTGACCAAAGTAAAGACAGACCAGTCTACGTGGCAGTCAAGATCTTCCACGCGGGGTTCGCGGAAACCGAGTGCCGCGAACTACTCATGTTCAAAGTTAAAGACGAAGGCATTGATCATCAGGAACATTACCTATGTCTCCCCAAGGAGCGATTTATTAGCGAAAGCCCCAACGGAACGCATCTCTGCCTAGTCTTCCCAGTACTCGGGCCTACAGTGGACAAGGCCGCCTCAATCtttgaagaagagcaaaatagtagtagtattctTCGCACAGTATCTCGCAGCATCATTGAAGCTTTGGCTATTCTACACCGTCGGGGCATCTGCCATGCAG ATTTCCGCCCGGCAAATATTCTTCTAGGGCTGCAgagcctcgacggcctgccGGAAGAACAAGTACTTGCTCAACTTGGCGAGCCAGAGGAAGAAATCATCCAGATCCGAGAGGATTCTCTGCCGACTCCAGACATTCCGTACGCGCCCAAGTACCTCGTTTACCCTGTTGACTTTCACGATACCAGCCCATCGTTTATCCTGCCGCGGGCCGTGGTTATCGACTTTGGTCAGGCTGTCGAAGCCGCGGCGGAGAAGGCACCGCCCGGCATACCGGCCAACTACGCAGCACCAGAGGTGATTCTGCAAGGTGGTGGCGGCCAAGAAATGGATCTATGGTCTCTGGCTTGTACCCTGTACGAAGTCCGAGTCGGTAAACAGTTATTCGATGTACCTCAGCTGATTGGAGTCGATAAGGAAGACTACGAAGAGGAGATTTCCACTGTCTTGGGGAAGCCCGGACATGGTAGGTCTGACCGGGACATGGCACGCGAGATCGGCAAGAGGGCTTTTGGCGATGACATGACGCTGGAAAAGGAGCAGTGGGCGGAGATGCTGGTGGGCTTGCTGAGGTACGAGCCGGATGAAAGGTTCAAGGCGCAGGACCTGCTGAGCAACGCATGGTTTGGGCTTGACTCCTAA
- the TED1 gene encoding Protein TED1, with product MLARAFLRNGFGLLVPLAVACSIYLYLYPVFSRCAFPLPSRDPDAAFEETKKLHWPYADAETNAQAHALPTKQAPFRLLALGDPQLEGDTSIPTVYLGIFPHVKTIFQRLTFQIWHDSLRDRVRVILHDIIDIFFEDIPFIFESWRKRFDLFGNDFYLAHIYRTLHWWTQPTHVTVLGDLLGSQWIEDDEFERRGRRFWNRTFRGGERVPDDVAMWPNIEYNLSGILDGSAAEEVWRRRIMNVAGNHDIGYAGDLTPERIERFERVFGKANYELRFELPVTDPETNATIQDPETNPASVRLPPELRIIVLNDMNLDTPAKDQGLQDATYNFINAAIGTACAVEYKGQFTLILTHIPLYKPAGICVDSPFFDFHGDHDGGGVKEQYLLSSDASKGILEGIFGVSRDPQAAGQGMGRPGLVLNGHDHEGCDTYHFVNQTNGTTPDERSWESRKWQDVRVSNIQQLQQHPGRREITVRSMMGDFGGNAGLLSMWFNHDTWEWEHEYVDCPLGRQHFWWLTHFIIFGVILFGSSYVAVAILESKGVDVDARLRQAFVWAQQQLKELEKKRQARKNAAVSNGKPGGKS from the coding sequence ATGTTGGCACGGGCTTTCCTTCGCAATGGCTTCGGCCTCTTGGTCCCCTTGGCCGTCGCCTGCTCCATCTACCTGTACTTGTACCCCGTCTTCAGCAGATGCGCATTCCCCCTGCCGTCCAGAGACCCCGATGCTGCATTTGAGGAGACCAAGAAGCTGCATTGGCCGTATGCCGACGCCGAGACGAATGCGCAGGCCCATGCATTGCCCACCAAGCAGGCGCCATTTCGGCTCTTGGCCCTCGGTGATCCCCAGCTCGAGGGTGATACGTCCATCCCAACAGTCTACTTGGGCATTTTCCCCCACGTCAAGACCATTTTCCAGCGGCTTACTTTTCAAATATGGCACGACTCTCTCCGGGATCGAGTGCGAGTAATACTACACGACATCATCGACATTTTTTTCGAAGATATCCCCTTTATTTTCGAGTCGTGGCGCAAACGCTTCGACCTGTTCGGCAACGACTTCTATCTCGCGCACATCTACAGAACCTTGCACTGGTGGACGCAGCCTACACACGTTACTGTGCTGGGGGATCTCCTGGGCAGCCAGTGGATCGAGGATGACGAATTTGAACGTAGAGGCCGACGGTTTTGGAACCGAACCTTTCGGGGCGGTGAGCGCGTACCTGATGATGTAGCCATGTGGCCCAATATCGAGTACAATCTGTCCGGCATATTGGACGGTTCTGCGGCCGAAGAAgtctggagaagaagaataatGAATGTGGCCGGAAATCACGACATTGGCTACGCTGGCGACTTAACCCCCGAGCGCATTGAACGGTTTGAGCGAGTATTTGGCAAGGCAAACTACGAGCTACGATTCGAACTTCCCGTCACCGACCCTGAGACCAATGCTACAATTCAAGATCCGGAAACAAACCCTGCCTCCGTGCGACTACCCCCTGAGCTGCGAATCATTGTATTGAACGACATGAACTTGGACACACCCGCAAAAGACCAAGGCTTGCAGGACGCTACGTACAACTTCATCAACGCAGCCATTGGTACGGCATGTGCTGTCGAATACAAGGGCCAATTCACCTTGATTTTGACTCATATTCCCCTCTATAAGCCTGCCGGCATCTGTGTCGATTCACCTTTTTTCGATTTCCATGGCGACCATGACGGGGGAGGCGTCAAGGAGCAATACTTGCTCAGTTCAGATGCCAGCAAAGGTATTCTTGAAGGCATTTTTGGTGTTAGCCGCGATCCCCAAGCCGCCGGACAAGGTATGGGCCGCCCTGGACTTGTCCTCAACGGACACGACCATGAGGGCTGTGACACGTACCACTTTGTTAACCAAACAAACGGCACCACTCCCGATGAACGATCCTGGGAATCACGCAAGTGGCAGGACGTGAGGGTGTCCAACATTCAGCAGTTGCAACAGCATCCCGGACGACGAGAGATCACCGTGCGCAGCATGATGGGCGACTTTGGTGGTAATGCTGGCCTTCTGAGCATGTGGTTCAACCACGACACTTGGGAATGGGAACACGAATATGTCGACTGTCCCCTTGGGCGACAACACTTCTGGTGGCTGACACattttataatatttggCGTAATACTTTTTGGATCTTCTTACGTGGCGGTCGCAATTTTGGAATCCAAAGGCGTCGATGTAGATGCT